In Streptomyces sp. DG2A-72, one genomic interval encodes:
- a CDS encoding BTAD domain-containing putative transcriptional regulator: MRFGVLGPLAIWSADGELVGVPEAKVRSLLAALLTAQGQVVSADRLVDELWGDAPPANAAGALQTLVSRLRKVLTRAGGPGLLAYQAPGYVLEVADDAVDAGRFTALTARARTAADPRERAELLTEALGLWRGPAFAGFQDEQFAREALTRLEEQRLLALEEQAEARLELGEHSLLAPELGELTRRHPLRERLRGAHMRALYGAGRASEALDSYQDLRRRLDEDLGLEPGPELAALQQEILQQDPALRAVHAPSATPRPRTNLPTPVTDLIGRSDSVDAVRDLVESGRLVTLTGPGGVGKTRLAVEVATRLSESEAYADGVWLVELASQAFSAESGAAAGDDLAEVVAATLGVRDDTGPGPLPSGLPRTLLDRLTDALRGRRLLLVLDNCEHVIEAAAGLAQALLRGAPGVRVLATSQEPLDIAGEQLWPVRPLDLPEASTDPAVLRRSSAVRMFLDRAAATSPGFELTDDNARAVASICRRLDGIPLALELASTRVRVLGVRELAKRLDDRFKLLTGGHRGAPARQQTLRAMIDWSWELLTAAEQSVLRRLAIHSDGCTLDAAEAVCAGDGVKPAEVLDLLTRLVDRSLVLASHEADGPRYRLLESVSAYCLERLRATEYERVRRIHAHYYAAFAARADSLLRGGDQRQWLRRLDAESANIRGALDAAAAEGDAGLMRGLAHAMVWYWFLRGRLTEAKRQLTVALGLPGEAEPTAEGDPGRAVTAAWRAGVGLLSGAPDGSVRRSAAVLELYEDIRDPHERTRAGWFLGFAVTRFGDFAVGEELVNRVLAESRALGDRWGIAAGLSTRGMQTYVCGNLTASRSDGEESLALFHEAGDGWGRLQAMAVLGRLAEIEGDYREAARLHERGLRVAEDLGLWTDASMRWSDLGRIALLTGEYARADEFHERGRRLAVEQGDKPAEEFAELGLALGARRQGRLDAAESYLRTWLAWNRQFDAEYGAALILAELGFVAELRGDAVAALSLHLEGLAAARDTGDPRAVALAAEGLAGARALAGHAGQAARLLGAAAAARASVGAPLPAGERGDVDRVTAAVRAVLGEADFTAAFERGAASDPVKEAESLRT, translated from the coding sequence ATGCGTTTCGGGGTACTGGGTCCGCTGGCCATCTGGTCGGCGGACGGTGAACTGGTAGGGGTGCCGGAGGCCAAGGTCCGCTCGCTGCTCGCGGCCCTGCTGACGGCTCAGGGGCAGGTGGTCTCCGCCGACCGCCTGGTCGACGAGCTGTGGGGGGACGCGCCGCCCGCCAACGCCGCGGGGGCGCTGCAGACCCTGGTGTCGCGGTTACGGAAGGTGCTCACCCGGGCCGGAGGTCCCGGCCTCCTGGCGTACCAGGCCCCCGGATACGTCCTGGAGGTGGCGGACGACGCGGTGGACGCCGGCCGCTTCACCGCACTCACCGCCCGGGCGCGTACGGCCGCGGACCCCCGGGAGCGGGCCGAGCTGCTCACCGAGGCCCTCGGGCTCTGGCGCGGCCCCGCCTTCGCCGGCTTCCAGGACGAGCAGTTCGCCCGCGAGGCCCTCACCCGGCTCGAGGAACAGCGGCTGCTCGCCCTGGAGGAACAGGCGGAAGCCCGCCTCGAGTTGGGCGAGCACAGCCTCCTGGCCCCGGAGCTCGGCGAGCTGACCCGGCGCCACCCGCTGCGGGAGCGGCTGCGCGGCGCCCATATGCGCGCCCTGTACGGCGCGGGTCGCGCCAGCGAGGCCCTGGACAGCTACCAGGACCTGCGCCGCCGCCTGGACGAGGACCTGGGCCTCGAACCGGGGCCCGAACTGGCGGCCCTGCAACAGGAGATCCTGCAGCAGGACCCCGCCCTGCGGGCCGTGCACGCCCCCTCGGCCACACCTCGGCCGCGCACCAATCTGCCCACCCCGGTCACCGACCTGATCGGCCGCTCCGACTCCGTGGACGCCGTGCGCGACCTGGTGGAGTCGGGCCGCCTGGTGACCTTGACCGGGCCCGGCGGGGTCGGCAAGACCCGCCTCGCGGTGGAGGTGGCGACCCGCCTGTCCGAGTCCGAGGCGTACGCGGACGGCGTCTGGCTGGTGGAGCTGGCCTCACAGGCCTTCTCCGCCGAGTCCGGGGCGGCCGCGGGCGACGACCTCGCCGAGGTCGTCGCCGCGACGCTCGGAGTCCGGGACGACACCGGCCCCGGACCGCTGCCCAGCGGCCTGCCGCGTACGCTGCTCGACCGCCTCACCGACGCCCTGCGCGGCCGTCGCCTGCTCCTGGTCCTGGACAACTGCGAGCACGTCATCGAGGCGGCCGCGGGGCTCGCACAGGCGCTGCTGCGCGGCGCACCGGGCGTCCGCGTCCTCGCCACCAGCCAGGAGCCCCTCGACATCGCCGGCGAGCAGCTGTGGCCGGTGCGGCCGCTCGACCTGCCCGAGGCCTCGACCGACCCGGCGGTGCTGCGGCGCTCCAGCGCGGTACGGATGTTCCTCGACCGGGCCGCGGCCACCTCGCCCGGCTTCGAGCTGACCGACGACAACGCCCGGGCCGTGGCCTCGATCTGCCGCCGCCTCGACGGAATCCCGCTCGCCCTGGAGCTGGCGTCCACACGGGTACGCGTCCTCGGGGTGCGCGAGCTCGCCAAGCGCCTGGACGACCGGTTCAAGCTCCTCACCGGCGGCCACCGGGGCGCACCCGCACGGCAGCAGACACTACGGGCGATGATCGACTGGAGCTGGGAGCTGCTCACCGCGGCCGAGCAGTCGGTCCTGCGCCGGCTCGCCATCCACTCCGACGGCTGCACCCTGGACGCCGCCGAGGCCGTCTGCGCAGGCGACGGTGTGAAGCCCGCCGAGGTCCTGGATCTGCTGACCCGCCTGGTGGACCGCTCCCTCGTCCTGGCCAGCCACGAAGCCGACGGGCCCCGGTACCGGCTCCTCGAGTCGGTGTCCGCGTACTGCCTCGAACGGCTGCGCGCCACCGAGTACGAGCGGGTGCGGCGCATCCACGCGCACTACTACGCGGCCTTCGCCGCACGGGCCGACTCCTTACTGCGCGGCGGCGACCAGCGGCAGTGGCTGCGGCGCCTGGACGCGGAGAGCGCCAACATCCGCGGCGCGCTCGACGCGGCCGCCGCGGAAGGCGACGCCGGCCTGATGCGGGGCCTGGCGCACGCGATGGTCTGGTACTGGTTCCTGCGCGGCCGTCTCACCGAGGCCAAGCGCCAGCTGACCGTGGCCCTCGGTCTGCCGGGCGAGGCGGAGCCGACGGCCGAAGGCGACCCGGGCCGCGCGGTGACCGCGGCTTGGCGGGCCGGGGTGGGCCTGCTGTCCGGCGCCCCGGACGGCTCCGTGCGCCGCAGCGCCGCGGTTCTCGAGCTGTACGAGGACATCCGCGACCCGCACGAGCGGACCAGGGCCGGCTGGTTCCTCGGGTTCGCGGTCACCCGGTTCGGGGACTTCGCGGTGGGCGAGGAGCTGGTGAACCGGGTGCTCGCCGAGTCCCGTGCCCTGGGCGACCGCTGGGGGATCGCCGCGGGACTGAGCACACGAGGCATGCAGACCTATGTGTGCGGGAACCTGACGGCTTCCCGCAGTGACGGCGAGGAGAGTCTCGCGCTGTTCCACGAGGCCGGCGACGGGTGGGGCCGGCTGCAGGCGATGGCGGTGCTCGGGCGGCTCGCGGAGATCGAGGGCGACTACCGGGAAGCCGCCCGGCTGCACGAGCGAGGGCTGCGCGTCGCCGAGGACCTGGGTCTGTGGACCGACGCGTCGATGCGCTGGTCCGACCTCGGCCGGATCGCCCTGCTGACCGGGGAGTACGCCCGCGCCGACGAGTTCCACGAGCGAGGCCGGCGGCTCGCGGTCGAACAGGGCGACAAGCCCGCCGAGGAGTTCGCCGAGCTCGGCCTTGCCCTCGGCGCGCGGCGGCAGGGACGGCTCGACGCCGCCGAGTCGTATCTGCGCACCTGGCTGGCCTGGAACCGGCAGTTCGACGCGGAGTACGGGGCGGCCCTGATCCTGGCCGAACTCGGCTTCGTCGCCGAGCTGCGCGGGGACGCCGTCGCCGCTCTGTCCCTGCACCTGGAGGGCCTCGCCGCGGCCCGCGACACCGGCGATCCGCGGGCCGTCGCGCTGGCGGCGGAGGGACTCGCGGGAGCGCGGGCACTGGCAGGGCACGCCGGGCAGGCCGCGCGGCTGCTCGGGGCGGCGGCCGCGGCCCGCGCCTCGGTGGGCGCACCGCTGCCGGCGGGTGAGCGCGGCGACGTGGACCGGGTGACGGCCGCGGTACGCGCGGTACTCGGCGAGGCGGACTTCACGGCGGCGTTCGAGCGGGGCGCCGCCTCGGACCCGGTCAAGGAGGCGGAGTCACTGCGGACCTGA
- a CDS encoding SDR family oxidoreductase yields MTEADKAVHEKEMNEISPMKRHGTIEEIAAAALFLAFEATFTTGTEVAVDGGLAQGIIPATA; encoded by the coding sequence ATGACCGAGGCGGACAAGGCCGTCCACGAGAAGGAGATGAACGAGATCAGCCCGATGAAGCGGCACGGCACGATCGAGGAGATCGCCGCGGCGGCGCTGTTCCTGGCCTTCGAGGCGACCTTCACCACGGGCACCGAGGTGGCCGTGGACGGCGGCCTCGCCCAGGGGATCATCCCGGCCACGGCCTGA